A DNA window from Mycolicibacter terrae contains the following coding sequences:
- a CDS encoding NADH:flavin oxidoreductase, with product MPTPDVFSPAKLGPITLRNRVIKAATFENRTPDALVSDDLIEYHRLPAAGGVGMTTVAYCAVARGGRTSDDGLWMRPEAVPGLRRLTDAVHAEGAAVSAQIGHAGPVADARSNKARALAPVRFFNPIGMRFAKKATRDDINEVITQHADAARYALDAGFDAVEIHLGHNYLASSFLSPLINRRSDEFGGSLANRAKVARGIVQAVHQAVGGQMAVTAKLNMSDGVRGGISLDESLTTAKWLQDDGGLDALELTAGSSLVNPMYLFRGHAPVKEFASVFPPPLSWGMRMTGKKFLREYPYTDAYLLDDARLFRAELSLPLILLGGITNRETMDQAMAEGFEFVAMARALLAEPDLINRIAAEPATQSECIHCNQCMPTIYQRTHCVVTGAPDSLR from the coding sequence CACGCCCGACGTCTTCAGCCCCGCAAAGCTCGGTCCGATCACCCTGCGGAACCGGGTCATCAAGGCGGCCACCTTCGAAAACCGCACCCCTGATGCGCTGGTCTCCGACGACCTGATCGAATACCACCGCCTGCCGGCTGCCGGCGGGGTCGGCATGACCACGGTCGCGTACTGCGCGGTGGCCCGCGGCGGCCGCACCTCCGACGACGGGCTGTGGATGCGTCCGGAGGCCGTCCCCGGGCTGCGCCGGCTCACCGACGCCGTGCACGCGGAGGGGGCGGCCGTCAGCGCGCAGATCGGCCACGCCGGCCCGGTCGCCGACGCCCGCTCGAACAAGGCCCGCGCCCTGGCACCGGTGCGGTTCTTCAATCCGATCGGCATGCGGTTCGCCAAGAAGGCCACCCGCGACGACATCAACGAAGTCATCACCCAGCACGCCGACGCTGCCCGCTATGCCCTCGACGCCGGCTTCGACGCCGTCGAGATCCACCTCGGCCACAACTATCTGGCCAGCTCGTTTCTGAGCCCGCTGATCAACCGCCGCTCCGACGAGTTCGGCGGCTCGTTGGCCAACCGCGCCAAGGTGGCCCGCGGGATCGTGCAGGCGGTCCACCAGGCGGTGGGCGGTCAGATGGCGGTGACGGCGAAGCTGAACATGTCCGATGGGGTGCGCGGCGGCATCAGCCTGGACGAGTCGCTGACCACCGCGAAGTGGCTGCAGGACGACGGCGGCCTGGACGCCCTGGAACTGACCGCCGGCAGCTCCCTGGTCAACCCGATGTACCTGTTCCGCGGACACGCCCCGGTCAAGGAGTTCGCGAGTGTCTTCCCGCCGCCGTTGAGCTGGGGCATGCGGATGACCGGCAAGAAGTTCCTGCGGGAATACCCCTACACCGACGCCTACCTGCTGGACGACGCCCGACTGTTCCGCGCCGAGCTGTCGTTGCCGTTGATCCTGCTCGGCGGCATCACCAACCGCGAGACCATGGATCAGGCGATGGCCGAGGGCTTCGAATTCGTCGCGATGGCCCGGGCGCTGCTGGCCGAACCGGATCTGATCAACCGGATCGCCGCCGAGCCGGCGACGCAGTCGGAATGCATTCACTGCAACCAGTGCATGCCGACGATCTATCAGCGCACCCACTGCGTCGTCACCGGCGCACCGGACTCGCTGCGCTGA
- a CDS encoding ATP-binding cassette domain-containing protein — protein MSHPAPPVLTVRYDGSQGTFSAGHDVVIGRDLRADIRIPHPLVSRAHLLLRFEQGRWLGIDNGSLNGIYVNGQRVPVVDIRDGQVVNLGNPDGPRVAFEVGRHQGLAGRPPQTVSIQLPQPGIARPGRPPQQQGWPSHPDPALYQDPRSAGHPGVQQPYRPAPPPHQPPPPTHRQPAYPSGAAGPAAPVGSSAGEAALRPGYPPSAPAAEVFPARQPSTRMAPVAAKPPEVANLATRMIDILRPGSAAPPEAPAGALTIGRATDNDVVISDVLASRHHAMLIPTPLGTEIRDSRSINGTFVNGVRIGSAILTEGDVVTIGNVDLEFTGGTLLRRTEAASKSGGLEVRDVCFDVEGGKRLLNNISLTARPGTLTAIIGGSGAGKTTLSRLIAGYTRPTAGSVTFEGHNIHTEYASLRSRIGMVPQDDVVHRQLTVNQALGYAAELRLPPDSTKADRDRAVAQVLEELELTKHADTRVDKLSGGQRKRASVALELLTGPSLLILDEPTSGLDPALDRQVMLMLRGLADAGRVVLVVTHSVSYLDVCDQILLVAPGGKTAYCGPPKEVFNAMGADNYADIFANVGADPDEANRRFLEREGGHHGAPASVPATPPADLGSPPPESLRKQLSTIARRQVRLIVSDRGYSIFLAVLPFIVGGLSLTVKGKGGLGMPGPDAPTEPQYIMVLLIIGAVFMGTALTIRDLIGERPIFKREQAVGLSTMAYLLAKVAVFCAFATAQGAIATIIVILGKGGPTQGAVMFGSANLDLFLAVAGTCVASAVLGLALSSFAQSNEQIMPMLVVSIMSQLVLAGGMIPVTGRIGLSQAAWLTPGRWGYAAGASAIDFNKLVNVPQIPKDHLWDHTKGIWLLDMGMLALLSVFYTAVVWWKIRLKR, from the coding sequence ATGAGTCACCCTGCTCCGCCGGTGCTGACCGTGCGATACGACGGGTCGCAAGGCACGTTCTCCGCAGGCCACGATGTGGTCATCGGGCGTGACCTGCGCGCCGATATCCGCATCCCCCACCCCCTGGTCTCCCGCGCGCATCTGCTGCTGCGCTTCGAGCAGGGCAGATGGCTGGGGATCGACAACGGCTCACTGAACGGCATCTACGTCAACGGCCAGCGGGTGCCGGTCGTCGACATCCGCGACGGCCAGGTCGTCAACCTCGGCAACCCCGACGGGCCGCGGGTCGCCTTCGAGGTCGGACGGCACCAGGGCCTCGCCGGTCGGCCACCGCAGACCGTCTCGATCCAGCTGCCCCAGCCGGGCATCGCGCGCCCGGGCCGGCCACCGCAGCAGCAGGGCTGGCCGTCCCATCCCGACCCCGCGCTCTACCAGGACCCACGTTCGGCAGGGCACCCCGGCGTGCAGCAGCCCTACCGGCCCGCCCCGCCGCCGCATCAGCCGCCGCCTCCCACGCACCGGCAGCCGGCATACCCTTCCGGTGCGGCCGGGCCGGCCGCACCGGTCGGTTCGTCGGCGGGCGAGGCCGCATTGCGGCCCGGCTACCCGCCCTCGGCGCCCGCCGCCGAGGTGTTTCCGGCGCGGCAGCCGTCCACCCGGATGGCGCCGGTGGCGGCGAAGCCGCCGGAGGTCGCCAACCTCGCCACCCGGATGATCGATATCCTGCGGCCCGGTTCCGCCGCACCGCCGGAGGCACCGGCCGGCGCGCTGACCATCGGCCGCGCCACCGACAACGACGTCGTCATCTCCGACGTGCTGGCCTCCCGGCACCACGCGATGCTGATCCCGACCCCGCTGGGCACCGAGATCCGCGACAGCCGAAGCATCAACGGCACGTTCGTCAACGGTGTCCGGATCGGCTCGGCGATCCTCACCGAGGGCGACGTGGTCACCATCGGCAACGTCGACCTGGAGTTCACCGGCGGCACCCTGCTGCGGCGCACCGAGGCCGCCTCGAAGTCTGGAGGGCTTGAAGTCCGCGACGTCTGCTTCGACGTCGAGGGCGGCAAGCGGCTGCTCAACAACATCTCGCTCACCGCGCGGCCGGGCACCCTGACCGCGATCATCGGGGGCTCGGGTGCCGGCAAGACGACGCTGTCACGGCTGATCGCCGGCTACACCAGACCGACGGCCGGTTCGGTCACCTTCGAGGGCCACAACATCCACACCGAGTACGCCTCGCTGCGCAGCCGGATCGGGATGGTGCCGCAGGACGACGTGGTGCACCGGCAGCTCACGGTCAACCAGGCGCTGGGCTACGCCGCCGAGCTGCGGCTGCCGCCGGACAGCACCAAAGCCGACCGGGACCGGGCGGTGGCCCAGGTGCTCGAGGAACTCGAGTTGACCAAGCACGCCGACACCCGCGTCGACAAACTCTCCGGCGGCCAGCGCAAACGTGCCTCGGTGGCATTGGAGCTGCTGACCGGGCCGTCACTGCTGATCCTCGACGAGCCCACCTCGGGCCTGGACCCGGCGCTGGACCGGCAGGTGATGCTGATGCTGCGCGGGCTGGCCGACGCCGGACGCGTCGTACTGGTGGTCACCCACTCGGTGTCCTATCTGGATGTCTGCGACCAGATTCTGCTGGTGGCCCCCGGCGGCAAGACCGCCTACTGCGGCCCGCCCAAAGAGGTGTTCAACGCGATGGGCGCCGACAACTACGCCGACATCTTCGCCAACGTCGGCGCCGACCCCGACGAGGCCAACCGGCGTTTCCTGGAGCGGGAAGGCGGCCACCATGGCGCCCCCGCCTCGGTTCCCGCGACGCCGCCCGCCGATCTGGGCAGCCCGCCACCGGAGAGCCTCCGAAAACAGTTGTCGACGATCGCGCGCCGGCAGGTCAGGCTGATCGTCTCCGACCGGGGCTACTCGATCTTCTTGGCCGTGCTTCCCTTTATCGTGGGCGGGTTGTCGCTGACAGTGAAAGGCAAAGGCGGGCTGGGCATGCCGGGGCCCGACGCTCCGACCGAGCCGCAGTACATCATGGTGCTGCTCATCATCGGCGCGGTCTTCATGGGCACCGCGTTGACCATTCGAGATCTGATCGGGGAACGCCCGATCTTCAAACGCGAACAGGCCGTGGGCTTGTCGACAATGGCCTACCTGCTGGCCAAGGTCGCGGTCTTCTGCGCGTTCGCCACCGCGCAGGGCGCGATCGCCACCATCATCGTGATTCTGGGCAAAGGCGGGCCGACGCAGGGCGCGGTGATGTTCGGCAGCGCGAACCTGGACCTGTTCCTCGCGGTCGCCGGAACCTGTGTGGCCTCAGCGGTTCTCGGTCTGGCCCTGTCGTCGTTCGCGCAGTCCAACGAGCAGATCATGCCGATGCTGGTGGTGTCGATCATGTCGCAGCTGGTGCTGGCCGGCGGCATGATCCCGGTGACCGGACGGATCGGGCTCTCCCAAGCCGCCTGGCTGACTCCCGGCCGATGGGGCTACGCCGCAGGCGCTTCCGCGATCGACTTCAACAAGCTGGTCAACGTGCCGCAGATCCCCAAGGACCACCTGTGGGACCACACCAAGGGCATCTGGCTGCTGGACATGGGGATGCTGGCGCTGCTGTCGGTGTTCTACACCGCGGTGGTGTGGTGGAAGATCCGGCTCAAGCGCTGA